The Terriglobus sp. TAA 43 sequence GGCGAATTCAGCATGGCCAACGAGCCCTCGCTGCCCATCCCCTACGTCTACAATCGTCTCGGCCAGCCGTGGAAAACGCAGAAGCGCATCCGCTCACTGATTGACGCCTTCTTCCCAGCCACGCTGCAGGGCATCCCCGGCGACGAAGACGGCGGCGGCCTCACCGGCTTCGTAGTCTTCTCCATGATGGGCTTCTACCCCATCTCGCCCGGCGTCCCGGTCTATGACATCGGCAGCCCCATCTTCAGCAAAGTCACCATCCACCTGAAGAGCGGCAAGGACTTCATCGTCAGCGCACCCAACACCAGCCGCGACGCGAAGTACGTGCAGTCCGCCACATGGAACGGCCAACCGCTCAACCGCCTCTGGTTCACGCACAACACCCTCACCTCGGGCGGCACGCTCAACCTGAACATGAGCAACATCCCCAACACCACCCTCGGCACCGCGGACGCAGACCTCCCGCCAGCCAGCATCCACACCGACCCCACCAAGTTCCAATAAAGCTACCGACAATCGCACATACGAATGCCCGGACTTCCTGAAGATCCGGGCGTTCCTATGTGCGATGAGAATGCTCAGAACCAAAAAATGGCCCGCGGAGTCTAACGGCTCGAAAGCACAAACTGGTTCCCATCCAGATCCGCAAAGATGGCGGATGTTCCCCACGACTCCTTCTTTGGTTCCTTCACCAGCGTGACGCCCTTCGCCTTCAGCACTTCGGCAGTCTGGAACACATCATCACACCAGAAGGAAATTGGCTGAAACCCGCCAATCCTGTCCTCGTGTCCGGGCGGCGTGAACAGTGCAATTCCCGTCTCTGCGCCCGGAATCGCCAACTCAATCCAGCGTTGCCCCAGCCCAAACGGCTGATCTGTCTGCACACGGAATCCCAGCTTCCCGGTGTAAAACGCCAGCGATGCATCCTGATCTTTCACCGGCACGCTGATGAACTTAATTCCTCGAATCATTGACTTTTCTCCATCTCCACGCAGGAGACTAGAGGCAACGTAAAGCCAATGCAATGTCCCATTCATTGCTATACTTTTTATCGGTACAGCCATGGAATCCATCAAGTTGGATGCCTATATCATCCACACCCTCATGCGCGACCTCATCGGTCATGATCACAAACCCACGGCCTTTGTCGTCTATCTCTGGCTTGCAGCGGAATCGGAACGCAACGCCGGAAAGATCACGATTAGCTACGCTGCGCTCGCTGGCGAAACAGGCCTCTCCCGTTCTGCCGCGCAATCCGCGGTCGCATGGCTCATCCAGCGTCAACTCCTCAGCGTTACCCATGCCTCTGCCACCGCGACTCCCGAATACCTCGTCCTCCGTCCGTGGAGACAACGCCGTCGATAGTATCCTTTCCCTACCGCCAATGAGCACTCTCCAGAACGAAACAGACGTCTACGCCATCCACGGGGCCGACCCCGAAGTCCTCGCCTACGCCATGGCCAAGTACTCCCGTTCCGCACTCACCCTGCGCGAATCGCTGGCGGAAATCTCCTCGCAGAAGGCTGAGCAGTTCCTCAACACCTTCTACTTCCAGTACGGCCATCGCTCCATCGCGGATCTTGCGCACGTCGCCTTCGCCATCGAGCGCCTCTCCCTCCTCGCCGCCATCGACCTCGTCGACGAGCAGCGATGGGACGGCCAGGAGCGCAGCACGCGCTACCAGAACTTCCGCAAATCCGGCTACTACACGCCAACCTTCGACGACCCCGACCAGCAAGCCGACTACACGAAAGTCATCGATAGCCTCTTCGACGGCTACACCGAAATCGGCGAAGGCATGCTTACCGAATTGAAGGCGCACGCACCGCGCCCTGAGGGCATGGACGAAGCTGCGTACACGCGCACCCTCCGAGCCCGCGCTTACGACATGGCGCGTTACCTGCTGCCGCTGGCCACCAACACCTCGCTCGGCCAGATCACCAACGCCCGCACCCTCGAAGGCCAGGTAGCCCGCCTCCTCGGCAGCGACTACCCCGAGATCCGCGCGCTCGGTGAAAAACTTCGCGACGCAGCCGCAGGTCCCGCATGGCAGGTCAACGAAGTCGCCTGCAGCGATCTTGTCGAAGCCATCCGCGCTCTCGAGCCCGAAATCGCGCAAACCGCCGACGACCTCATCCGCCGCGAAGTCCGCGTAAGCCCCACGCTCGTCAAATACACCACGCCCAGCGAATTTGCGCGCGTCACCAAGCCCCTGCTGGCACAGGCCGCAGCCGAACTCCTCGGCGGCGAATCCATCGTCCCCATGCCGCCGGACTCACCCAACGTCGAACTCATCACGCCACCGGGCGGTGAAACGCTCTCGCTTGAGATCGACCTCGCAACCTCACTGCTCTACCCGCACACGCAGTACCGCTTCCGCCAGATCCGCAACGCCGTCGCCGCACTCAGCGAAAAGCGCATCAGCGAAATCATCGACCTCGGCCTGCAGCACCGCGGTCGCCACGACGAACTGCCCCGTGCCTTCGCCGCCGCCAACGGCCTGCGTTTTGACATCCTCATGGACATCGGCGGCTTCCGCGACATGCACCGCCACCGCCGTTGCACACAGCTCCTGCAGCCCTGGGCCACGGCGCACGGCTACGAACTGCCTGATTTCCCCTCGCAGCCCGCGCTCTCAGCATCGCCCGTCTTCGCGCGCTATACAGAACTCATCCAGCAGGCATTCGCCTTCCACGCGAAGGCCACCGGCGTCCCTGCCAACGCGACAGCAGCCATCACATCACCCAAGCTCGCGGCGCATTCCGCAGCGGCCGTGCCGTTGCCGCATTTCAACGGACAAGGCATCCAGATGAAGTGGGCTGCAACGTCCAGTGCAACCTCCACCACAGACAACAAGCCCCACAAGTGCAACCCGCACGCAGCCGATTACGTGCTGCCCCTGGCCACACGCTGCCGCTCGCTCTTCACCATGGACTTCGCAGAAGCCGTCTACATCAGCGAACTCCGCAGCACCCCGGCAGGCCACTGGAGCTATCGCAACGTAGCGTGGCAGATGTACTCGGAAGTAGCCAAGCAATACCCATCACTGGCAAAACACTTCCGCATCCGAGACCCGCACGAACCCATCGACCTGCTGGTCCGCTAGATCGACGAAATCAAACCTACGAAAAACAAACTGCCCACGTCTCGCGTTTAAGACTTGGGCAGTTGCACAAGCGAATCGATTAGCTAAGGCTTCAACGAAGCCAGATAAGCCGACACATCCACAATGTCCGCGTCCGAAAGCCCAGCCACCACAGGCTTCATCGCCGCAGCATTCTTCCCATCGCGCGAGCCACTCCGAAAATCAAACAACTGCCGCGCCATAGCCGTAGGTGAATGTCCCGCCAGCGACGGGAACGCATCGCCCATCCCCTTTAAATCCGCACCATGACACATCGTGCAAGCCATCTTGCTCGCGCCACCACTCTTCACCAGAGCCTCACCGCGAGCAATGCTGCCCACCGGAACGTAAGCAACAAACCCCGTAGAAGGATCACGCAGCTTCGTCCGCTCCACATTCTCTGACACTTCCACAATGCGCGTACCAAGCGGCGCACGAGCACCTGACGGATCAGGAAGCTGAATCGTATGCGGTCCCGGATGCGTCACCGGCGCATCCGCCGACTCCACCACCCGAATATGTTCAACCGGCGGAACCGAGTGAAAATACTCCGCTGCCTGTCGCGCCTCTTCCGGCGTCAACGCCTTCGCAATCGCAACCATGCCAGTCAGGCTCGAAGGCACATACGCAGGATGACGACGATCATTCTTCATATCGTCCAACTGCTGCAGCAGGTAAGCCACCGGCAACCCTTGCAGATCACCGGTCTCCGGCTTGCCCACGCCATTCATCAGGTGACACGTGCCACACGCCTTATACTTCTCCGTGCCCGTGATCACCGGAGCAGGAGGCGTCGGATGCGACTTGGGAAACCAGTCAATCGTCGCATTCACACGGTTAATCTGCGTGTCCGTAAACGCCTGGGTCGTACCTGGCAGGTGATACAGCTTGCCATCATCCGGCGCAAGCTCTTCGTGAACGCCCTGCGGATAAGCCCACGCGGGAACCTTCGGCGCATCAGCCGGATACGCATGAACAACGGACGAGCCCAGCGCAGCAACAGCCAGCGCGGCAAACAACGCAGTAAAAACCTTGTGTGAATTCACCCAGCCATCCTGCCGCATTCCAGGCCCATCTGGCAACGTCACCGCGAGGAAAAGCGCACAATAATTGCATGAGCCTTTACAACGGTATCCTCGAAGAGATCACCACCTTCGCCGCCACCGCCCCATCGCTTGAATCCCTGCAGAACTTCGTCGTCGACATCATTCCGTCGCGCCTGCCGCATTACAACTGGACCGGCTTCTACATGCTCGACCCCAACGACGCGGAAATGCTCGTCCTCGCCCCCTTCAACGGCGCGCCCACGGAACACACACGCATCCCGATCCACCAGGGCATCTGCGGAGCCGCCGTAGCGCAAAATCAAACCGTCATCGTCGACGACGTCCATTCCGACCCGCGCTATCTCGCCTGCTCCATCGAAACCAAATCCGAGATCGTAGTGCCCATCCACGCCCACGGCAAAGCCATCGGCGAAATCGACATCGACAGCCACGACGCCGCAGCCTTCACCGCCGCAGATCGCGACTTCCTCGAAGCATGCGCCACCATCATCGGCGGCTTCATCGAGCGCACTCAAACTTCAAAGTAAAAGTGGTAGTGGTTCCGGCAACCGGGATTAAACGCAGCCTCACAGCGCGGACACCGGTTGCCGCATTCCATATATTCGTGGATCGCCATCTCATAACCGCATGCGCCGCAAAGCACCGCACGCGTATCCCATTGCGAACGCGGCCACACCGTAATCGCATGGCCCTCCACTTCCTCATGGCAATCCTTGCAGGCGAAGTACTCACCACAACAAGCCATGCGAATCGCAATCACATCCAGCACGGAGTGATAGTGAGCGCAACGCGTCTGCGCATCCACTCCCACACCCCGCACCTGCACGCCGAAAACATCCACGCAATCTATCGCAACACATCCGCGAAAGATTTGCATGAAGCCTCTTGCGATCACTCCATTCGCAAAGCCCGCATCGGTTCAATGCGCGAAGCCCGCCACGCCGGCACAAGACAAGCACACATCGCCACCACCAGCAGCGTTCCAACAACACCAAACAACACTGCCGGATCAAGCGGCTTCGTTCCGAACAGCATCGACTGCAATACACGTGTCACTGCAAAGCTTGCCACCATACCCAGGCCAAGCCCGAACAGCGCCGGCTTCATACCATCCACCAGCATCTGCTGCAGCAGCTGTTCGCGCTGCGCACCCAGCGCCATCCGAATGCCAAGCTCCTGTGTCCGCTGCACCGCCAGGTAAGACAACACACCATACAAACCAACAGAGGCCAGCAACAAAGACAGCACAGCAAACGCCAGCACCAACCCAGCGCTCAGACTCTGATTACCCAGCGACTCACCGACGACCTGATCCATCGTCCGCACATCCGCCACCGGCAGTCCCGGATCAAGCGACGCAATCTGTTTCTGCACCGGCAACGCAAACTGCAACGGATCATACTGCGTACGCACTGCCAGCGTTGCACCGCTCATCGTTCCATCCAGCAGCGGGAAGTACATCATCGGCTTAGCTTCCTTACCCACCTGGTAGATCACATCGTCGACTACGCCCACAATCTCGTAATCCAGTGCATCCGGCTTCCCTTTCAGTGCATGAGCGGCAATGTGCAGATGTCTGCTGATTGCATCCTCACCCGGAAAGTAACGGTCCGCCAGTTGCTTACTGATGATCACCTTGTCGGCACGGTCCAACTGATCCTGGATCGTGAAGAAGCGCCCACGCACCAGCGGAATTCCTAACCCCGTGAAGTACCCTGGATCAGCCCACCGCTCCAATCCAACTTGTATGGGTGCCCCAGCCTGAAGAGGAGGATGCTCCTTCACCGTGAATACAAAGTCTCCCCAGTAGCCAGCAGCAGGAACGGTATTGCCCAACGCAACTGCCTTCACTCCTGGCAACGCGCGTACGCGCTCCAGCAGCGATTGATGAAACGCATTGATCTTCTCCGGCGTGTCGTACTCTTTGCTCGGCAGGCTGTAACGAAGCGTCAGCACATCCTTCGTCACACAACCAACATCTGTTGCCCGCAGCTTCAAAAAGCTCTTACCCAGCAACCCCGCCGCAACAAGCAACACCACCGTAATCGCAATCTCGGCAGTCAGCATCCACTTGCGCAACGCCGTACGCCCAAGGCTGCTGGCACCGGTGCGCGCAGAACTCTGCATCGCGCTCAGCATCGTCTTGTCCGTAGACGACAACGCAGGAAGCAGCCCTGCAACCAGCGCCGCCACACAAACCAGCGCACAAGCAAAAGCAATCACTGTTCCATCCAGATGAATGCTCTGCACGCTGGGCAAATCCTTCCATGCATGCGCAAGCGTCTGCGTCGCCAGCACCGACAACGCAACGCCAAGCGTGCCACCAGCGATACAGATCAGCACACTCTCCGTCATCTGTTCGCGAATCAACGCACCACGCTGCGCACCCAACGCACTGCGAATCGCCACCTCACGCTGCCGTGCTGCCCCACGCGCCACCATCAGGTTCGACACATTCAAACAGCCAATCAGCAACATGCACGCCACCGCGCCCAGCATCAATTGCAACGGCTGTTTCACATCACCCGTCACGTCCTCATGCATGGGACGCACTTCCACCAGGTCATGCACAGGCTGCTCCGGATAGGCAAGATGAAGCTGCATCTGCACCGCCTGCACCTGCGCCACAGCACTCGCCAACGACACGCCATCCTTCATGCGCGCAATCACCTGGCTCTGGTGGTAGTCATGGTGCAATAGCGTCTCTCCCATATCGCCCTGATACGGCACCCACAACACAATCGACGCATCGGGATAACGGAACCACGACGGCAACACACCCACCACCGTGTATGGCTTGTCATCCAGATGAATCTGGTGACCCACAATCGACGCATCACCGCCGAACCGCCGTTGATACACACTCCACGTCAGCATCACTACGGTGCTACCCGGCTTGTCCTCTGCCTCTGTGAACCAGCGACCCACCGCAGGCTGCACACCCAGCAACCGAATCAGGTTCCACGACCCTGCAGCAGCGACCACTGACTCCGGCAATTCACCATGCTCGCCCGTCAGGTTGAAGCCATCGCCACGCGTCACGGCCATGTCCTCAAAGCCATGCGTCTTCGATCGCCAATCGTAAAAGTCCGCGGGAGACACCGGGTTATACGTCGGCTTTGCAGGAGGCACGCCATTCTTCGTTCGAGCCTCATACAACATCACCAGCTTGTCCGGATCGTGAAACGGCAACGGACGCAGCAACACCGAACGCGCAATCGTAAACAGCGATGTCGCTGCACCAATGCACAACGCCACCA is a genomic window containing:
- a CDS encoding VOC family protein, with protein sequence MIRGIKFISVPVKDQDASLAFYTGKLGFRVQTDQPFGLGQRWIELAIPGAETGIALFTPPGHEDRIGGFQPISFWCDDVFQTAEVLKAKGVTLVKEPKKESWGTSAIFADLDGNQFVLSSR
- a CDS encoding helix-turn-helix domain-containing protein, which produces MESIKLDAYIIHTLMRDLIGHDHKPTAFVVYLWLAAESERNAGKITISYAALAGETGLSRSAAQSAVAWLIQRQLLSVTHASATATPEYLVLRPWRQRRR
- a CDS encoding FAD-dependent thymidylate synthase, with protein sequence MSTLQNETDVYAIHGADPEVLAYAMAKYSRSALTLRESLAEISSQKAEQFLNTFYFQYGHRSIADLAHVAFAIERLSLLAAIDLVDEQRWDGQERSTRYQNFRKSGYYTPTFDDPDQQADYTKVIDSLFDGYTEIGEGMLTELKAHAPRPEGMDEAAYTRTLRARAYDMARYLLPLATNTSLGQITNARTLEGQVARLLGSDYPEIRALGEKLRDAAAGPAWQVNEVACSDLVEAIRALEPEIAQTADDLIRREVRVSPTLVKYTTPSEFARVTKPLLAQAAAELLGGESIVPMPPDSPNVELITPPGGETLSLEIDLATSLLYPHTQYRFRQIRNAVAALSEKRISEIIDLGLQHRGRHDELPRAFAAANGLRFDILMDIGGFRDMHRHRRCTQLLQPWATAHGYELPDFPSQPALSASPVFARYTELIQQAFAFHAKATGVPANATAAITSPKLAAHSAAAVPLPHFNGQGIQMKWAATSSATSTTDNKPHKCNPHAADYVLPLATRCRSLFTMDFAEAVYISELRSTPAGHWSYRNVAWQMYSEVAKQYPSLAKHFRIRDPHEPIDLLVR
- a CDS encoding c-type cytochrome; amino-acid sequence: MNSHKVFTALFAALAVAALGSSVVHAYPADAPKVPAWAYPQGVHEELAPDDGKLYHLPGTTQAFTDTQINRVNATIDWFPKSHPTPPAPVITGTEKYKACGTCHLMNGVGKPETGDLQGLPVAYLLQQLDDMKNDRRHPAYVPSSLTGMVAIAKALTPEEARQAAEYFHSVPPVEHIRVVESADAPVTHPGPHTIQLPDPSGARAPLGTRIVEVSENVERTKLRDPSTGFVAYVPVGSIARGEALVKSGGASKMACTMCHGADLKGMGDAFPSLAGHSPTAMARQLFDFRSGSRDGKNAAAMKPVVAGLSDADIVDVSAYLASLKP
- a CDS encoding GAF domain-containing protein is translated as MSLYNGILEEITTFAATAPSLESLQNFVVDIIPSRLPHYNWTGFYMLDPNDAEMLVLAPFNGAPTEHTRIPIHQGICGAAVAQNQTVIVDDVHSDPRYLACSIETKSEIVVPIHAHGKAIGEIDIDSHDAAAFTAADRDFLEACATIIGGFIERTQTSK
- a CDS encoding CHY zinc finger protein produces the protein MQIFRGCVAIDCVDVFGVQVRGVGVDAQTRCAHYHSVLDVIAIRMACCGEYFACKDCHEEVEGHAITVWPRSQWDTRAVLCGACGYEMAIHEYMECGNRCPRCEAAFNPGCRNHYHFYFEV
- a CDS encoding ABC transporter permease, which encodes MSWFRFFRRKRSDAELQEEMASFLNEEMADNVARGMSEEEARRQAYVKLGSREKVRESLWAQNSFQPLASVARDVKFASRTLRRTPGFSFLAVLVVALCIGAATSLFTIARSVLLRPLPFHDPDKLVMLYEARTKNGVPPAKPTYNPVSPADFYDWRSKTHGFEDMAVTRGDGFNLTGEHGELPESVVAAAGSWNLIRLLGVQPAVGRWFTEAEDKPGSTVVMLTWSVYQRRFGGDASIVGHQIHLDDKPYTVVGVLPSWFRYPDASIVLWVPYQGDMGETLLHHDYHQSQVIARMKDGVSLASAVAQVQAVQMQLHLAYPEQPVHDLVEVRPMHEDVTGDVKQPLQLMLGAVACMLLIGCLNVSNLMVARGAARQREVAIRSALGAQRGALIREQMTESVLICIAGGTLGVALSVLATQTLAHAWKDLPSVQSIHLDGTVIAFACALVCVAALVAGLLPALSSTDKTMLSAMQSSARTGASSLGRTALRKWMLTAEIAITVVLLVAAGLLGKSFLKLRATDVGCVTKDVLTLRYSLPSKEYDTPEKINAFHQSLLERVRALPGVKAVALGNTVPAAGYWGDFVFTVKEHPPLQAGAPIQVGLERWADPGYFTGLGIPLVRGRFFTIQDQLDRADKVIISKQLADRYFPGEDAISRHLHIAAHALKGKPDALDYEIVGVVDDVIYQVGKEAKPMMYFPLLDGTMSGATLAVRTQYDPLQFALPVQKQIASLDPGLPVADVRTMDQVVGESLGNQSLSAGLVLAFAVLSLLLASVGLYGVLSYLAVQRTQELGIRMALGAQREQLLQQMLVDGMKPALFGLGLGMVASFAVTRVLQSMLFGTKPLDPAVLFGVVGTLLVVAMCACLVPAWRASRIEPMRALRME